In Marmota flaviventris isolate mMarFla1 chromosome 5 unlocalized genomic scaffold, mMarFla1.hap1 SUPER_5_unloc_2, whole genome shotgun sequence, one DNA window encodes the following:
- the LOC139703660 gene encoding olfactory receptor 11L1-like, with protein MQAPNVSAVTKFQLLGFRTLQEWQTLLFTIFLLIYLLTLTGNIVIIAVVSQDRRLHSPMYTFLQNLSFLEIWYTSTIVPLLLANLASWGRAISFSTCMVQLYFFVFSGTTECFLLAMMAYDRYLAICSPLHYPFLMSPDTFRHLVALCWLTGVGTGFLPSMMISQLDFCGPNQINHFFCDLPPLRQLSCSSAHVTEMAIFVLSVAVLCVCFLLTLMSYVFILSSILKFPSASGQRKTFSTCGSHQAVVTIYYGTMISMYVRPSAHLSPEINKIISVFYTVVTPLMNPVIYSLRNKDFKEAVRKTISRQHSRCGVRVRGQGSVSVTGVTGLIVIG; from the exons ATGCAAGCCCCAAATGTGTCTGCGGTCACCAAGTTTCAGCTGCTCGGATTCCGGACCCTTCAGGAGTGGCAGACCCTGCTCTTCACCATTTTCCTACTCATCTACCTCCTGACCCTCACTGGGAACATCGTCATCATCGCAGTGGTGAGCCAGGACCGGCGCCTGCACTCCCCCATGTACACGTTCCTTCAGAACCTCTCTTTTCTGGAGATCTGGTACACGTCCACCATTGTGCCCCTTCTCCTGGCCAACCTGGCCTCCTGGGGCCGGGCCATCTCCTTCTCCACCTGTATGGTGCAGCTCTACTTCTTCGTGTTCTCTGGGACTACTGAGTGTTTCCTCCTGGCCatgatggcctatgaccggtaCCTGGCCATCTGCAGTCCACTACACTACCCCTTCCTCATGAGCCCTGACACCTTCAGGCACCTGGTGGCCCTCTGCTGGTTGACAGGGGTAGGCACAGGCTTTCTGCCATCCATGATGATTTCCCAGCTGGACTTCTGTGGGCCCAACCAGATcaaccacttcttctgtgacctCCCGCCACTCAGGCAACTCTCCTGCTCCAGTGCCCACGTCACTGAGATGGCCATCTTTGTCCTGTCGGTCGCAGTGCTGTGCGTCTGCTTTCTCCTGACCCTCATGTCCTATGTCTTCATTTTGTCCTCCATTTTGAAGTTCCCTTCAGCTTCTGGACAGAGGAAgaccttctccacctgtgggtccCACCAGGCTGTTGTCACCATCTACTATGGGACCATGATCTCCATGTACGTGCGCCCCAGTGCCCACCTGTCACCCGAAATCAACAAGATCATCTCTGTCTTCTATACCGTGGTCACACCACTGATGAACCCAGTCATCTACAGCTTGAGGAACAAAGACTTCAAGGAGGCTGTTAGAAAAACCATCAGCAGGCAGCACAGCCGCTGTGGAGTCAGAGTGAGAGGACAG ggctctgtttctgtaactggggtgactgggctaattgTGATTGGCTAA